The following is a genomic window from Haliaeetus albicilla chromosome 13, bHalAlb1.1, whole genome shotgun sequence.
aacCCCAAAAAGTTACAGAAGATGAGGTGTAGCTCTGAACACAAAACAGTTAAGAGAATCATGTATATTGacatgtgtatataaatatatacagagATAcagatacatacacacacacaagacCATCTATTCTACTACATAAGACTAAAGACCATCTATTCTACTACATAAGACTAATGAAATGTAAATGCAAAGTTATCAAGCATTGTCCTTGGTTATGCTAGTGCATTTTACATCTAAATAGAATAGCTTAAAAAATTGTTCCTCCAGGGAACATTCAACCtaaagaaggaaagcagcccaaGCAGCGCGCTTGAATTTCTTGTTAAGGTCACTCTGCCGCAGCTTGGAATCAAAACTCAATTAAAAagccagggagggggggagcacAAGTTGTTTGAATTTCATGTTGTCACATGATGCTGCAGGATATTTCACCACCAGACACTGACACTACATAGTAAGACAAAGTCTGCATTTTCGCACCTGACATCGCAGCTCAGACTTGGTTGGGGTTGCCAGTAGGAATCGGACAAACTCCTTCCGAGAGATAGGAGAATGATCCTCAGCTGGCTGTGAATTCTGTTGAGAGAGTTGTTTAAAAGCTAATACAGATAGGACTAAATTATATATTGCCTGGAAGAATAGGACATGTGCATTCacatattaaagaaaacagattacCTTAATAGCTATTTCTAGATGTTCAATTAGTGAATCGATACCAAAAAACCTGGCTTCTTCCAAAACACCTAACAAGACAAAGCAGTATTTGTTATTAACAGGGAGTTGTTAAACAAGAGGGCACTCTTCTTCCCTTACTGGAGAAGGCAGTGTATAGCCACACCAAGAGCATGCCAGAAAGTTTGGGTTAATCCATCCTTACTATTGGAGGAGCATCAATTCAATCGACTTTCCGTACTTGTTATACCTTTTATACATTTTACTTACACTAATGAAGATGAATAGATCACTTGTTGAAGTTTAAGGAGTCTCAAAGAAATGCATAAACTAATAAAACTGACAACCACATACATTATATTAGATGTAACTGTATAGAGGACAAGCAAGCTTGCTTgcagctaaaaggaaaaaataactcaAAACGGATGTTTCCAATACCAGTATTAGGTTAAAGATACCAAATCCAGAATTATGGCCAGATATTAATCCAGTAGGGAGAATTTTTAATGCTCTCAAGATAAGTTTGAACAGTGTATCTTCATTAAACCAAGCATGTGGAATTGCAGTGCTTGAGAATAAATTCAccaaagaaaaatcccaaacattTAGATGAGTATACAGAAGTCCCACTGACTTTACCATGTTCACCTGAGGGCAAAGTTTAACTTCTAAAGAGTAATAATTTAGGAGATGTCATACAGGTAATACCTACCTAGCAAATTAATGCCATCATTTACAATGAGCTGTCCGTGACGCAAATAGTTCAAAATTGGCTCAAAATACTCTGGACTGCGGTCAATTAGGAATGCTCCTCTATGATCTTGCTTGTTTCCCCAAGCATCTGTTTCCACAACATATATATAATTAAATTTGATATATTAATAGAAGAGCATTTGCTTCAGTTTCAGATTTTTACTACCAAAGGGTACTGGATTATGAAACATTCCACTTGAAAGGGCGTTtcttggagaaaaggaagaaaagaagggggtAGGGGGAAATCACCTTAAAACGAGCTCACTCCTGCTATAACTAAAACATTTTATCACATACATAAGAAACATTGCTAgaataaaagcagcattaaGATTTTAGTTTCCTAAAAGCTGTCTCGTACAGTGTTTGCCCACTGATTCTGTTGACAAAACTGAGCAAGATGCACCGATAAGATGAAAATCTACAAAGACCCCAAAATATTAACTATGgatgaaattatattttcagtttgtgaGACAATAAGCATTACATGGGCAATGGAGAAATAAACAATTATTGAAAAAATGATTATACATTCTACTTTGATACTTTAACATACTTTTGATATTTTAACATATGAACAAGAGTCTCAACTTGATAGTGCCTTTTGCCTACTTTGCTGATTTGttagcttaaaaaataaagtttactTCTATATACTAACCTTTATCTTTAAACATGTGGGCCAACATGCTGTCAGGTTCTTTATTAACCAAAGTGCTCCTAGAAAACAAGGCagtgcaattttatttttacatggaATGTTTTCCTCAAGAAGACAAACTTGCTGGCTGGAGTGTATTTTCTGCCCTTGGTGTGTGATATGCATTCCAACAGCTACAGCACTGTACTGATTTAATTTCATATAGTGTGATAACAAAATACATTTCGGACCTGAGGTATTGtaaaggtattttaaatactAAGCACTTAGTTAACTGAAATATTCCAAGGAGAAATCTAGGCCTGTTCAGGCTTTTCGCCAGTTTTACATCATATGTAAACTGTTTAAGAATTAATTTGTTGCAAAATTGTGAtagcaaatacaaaatacagagaaagcTGCAGAAGTCAAAGGCCTCCTACTCCACAGTAAGTTATTTTTCTAGCTCTTTTGCAAGAGCATCTGAAGCCTCACCCACTCAATGTACACTACCAGCTGCCATAACTACTGAAATCAAGCCctttaagaacaaaaccaacTAGCTGCATTTTTACCGTGTAGTGGTGAAGTATCGGCCTCCAACATTGAGTGTTAACCAATCGGTGTGTGACCCTGTTAGTTCTTCATGAGGTCTCCCATCAGCCTGAGGATCTACACAGATGTGAAAGACACAGTAATTATTAGAAAAATTGTGAATATTTCTGAATCCTCCATGTAGTAAGAGGTATCTTCTAAAAacaccagaaaataaaattttagattTACATTAAAGCGAAACACAACCTCTTTCCATTAAACAGAAGGTTAAACATAAGAATTACAGAGACTTACCAATGAATGGTTCCCCTtcacagacaaacaaaacatcATCATCCCTGAAAGGGGAAGGGAtagggggaagagaaggagggggaaaaaaaaaattaatcataatTTTTTGTTCATCTAATTGACAGTGGGGACCCCTCCTGATTAGTTTCAGGTAAATGATAATCAGTTGCCATTAGTTAGAACTTCAATatcttatttttatcttaattttgCAGGTTCCAGTGGATTGACTTCACTAGAGATGTTATCTGTATCGACCAGGTAGGGATCACTTCTGTTACTCAAGCAGTTTAGTTTTACAAAAGAGTTGCTTTTCTCCCTGCTCGGGGAGTATTCTATGAAGCCAAAGCAACGCTAGAGTTTGTCTCCTTTTCAAAATCCTCATCTGGGCGCTGACTAGAATAGTGGGATTTTCCTGGTACGTGCATTGCACTGTGAATCAACACAGGAGGCTGTTAAAAGGCATAAAATGCAGCTTGTATCAAGTTCTGATTCATCAAGATAGAAATGCTTTGAAGTTCAAAAGacagtattatttttccttgagGCATGAAAGCACCTTTGGGCATACTGGATGGCAATGATTACATCTGTTCTTAAGGAAAGAGCTGGTTATTGATTAAGGTCAGAGGATTAATAGGCTAGTAAGTCTCTTAATCCACATCCATGATTTGACTTTTATTGGATAAGCCTTACCTAATCAAAGCGATATCATCAATGAGTCCACCTTTTCCATTGTAAACACTGGTCGCTTTTATTCCAAGCTTATTACTAGCCACAGACAGCAAATCTGATAAAGTCCCATATACAGCCACAACCTGTGGAGGAGAGAGGCAGCTATAGGCACTGGTTTCTGCCATTTCAGACTTAGTACCAGGGCCATCAATATCTTCTTACGGGGGGAGGAAGGTAGCTGCGGTTCTTTACTAAAAAAGCAACCGAAAAGATCAACTTCGATGTTAGAAACGTAGCTGCCTTAAAACAGGGTGACTCGCACATCTCTCGCTCAAGACTCATCGTACTGACGTGGCGGCAGCAGTGGAAGGATAAGTGTTGGTACTATCAAGAATAGTACAattcaattatttatttctctaaaGAAATAGTGCTATGTGTTCTGTTCCAAGTTTTTCCCGAATTTATTTCCCTCTCTAAAACCAAAGGTTAAGCTACTGCCAAATTTACCGTCTTCACTCCAGAGATGCGGATGGGAAAAATCAGGGGTCACGGACAGCCCTTACAGCTGCATCGCACGGCCTTCTCCCATGCTAGCTGTGCACTGGCTGGGCCTAGAAATCTGTTTTCACTCTGGAAACGTAACTACATGGGTTTTAAACAAGCGAGCGGAGTTTAAACAGTTTTATTGATCGGCTAGCCAGCAGAAAGCGCGCAACGCGGCGCTAGGCAGAGACCTGACACCCTGCGGGATTCAATTTACGTGCTTCCCGCCGTTACCGAGGGCAGGTACGGCAGGACCCGAATTAACAACGACGGCGGGAAGGTGACTTTTAACAGCGAGAAGTCCTCGGCTCGTCGCGACTCGCCGGCAGAAACGCCGGCAGCCGCTGGCTCTATTTTCCGGTGAGCTGACACCCTCCCCGCAGGGCCCTGGGAGGTTTGCGGGCACTTCGGCGGCCCGGGGACCGGCACCCCGAGGCCGGCGGgacccccccttcctcctcctcctccctgcccgcCCCTCACCTTCCCGTTCCGGGGGCTGCCGTTAACGAACAGCGTGACCCGCCTCATGCTGCtgcggtggcggcggcggcggcagccccACTCCTCCTGCCGAACCCGGAAGGTAGCGCTCGTTGACCGACATGAGTCACGGCCAATAGGCGGCCGAGACCGGCGTCCAATAAGAAACGCGCTTCGCCGGAGGGGTGGGGCAAGAAGGGGTGGGAGGGTTGGGCGGGGAAAtggcggcggagcggcgggcCGGCAGCGGCGGTGCCGGTAGCCAATCAAGGGAGGGATAAAGCCCTACATTAGCATAAAGCAGGAGTTGAAGTAGAGTCGCCCTTGATTGGTGCGGCCCGTCACGTGGGCGCGGTTCGTTGAATGGACcggtttggtggtttgttggtttttttggtttgtttttttttttcaaaatggtacTGCTGCGCGTGAGCAACGGTTTTTGATCCCTCCGCGCGCAGCGAGCCAAAGAGTCCCCCGTCCTCCCTGAAATCTCTGCCGTtcgccggggaggggggggcacgGGACCGGCTCTCACGGTCCGTTTTCCTTCCCTGCGCTCTTTAGCCGTGATTCCCGGTGACCGGTGGGCTCGAGGGGCGAAGGCGCGGAGGAATACGCGGTGAGGCGGCCCGGTTTGAATGCGGGAGGCGGGTACGGCGCCGGTGGCTGTGGGGAAGCGCTGGGGCGGGTGTGAGGGCGGAGGTTCGCGGTAAGGTGGGGTTCGGCGGGGAgagggggtggctggggggaGTTGGAGTGCATTGGTGAGGGGATAtaaaggagggggggaggcGGGAAGGGTGTCTGAGGGGGGTGCGTGGGCAGGGaggggcgctggggggggggggatgctgagGGGATTGGGGTGCCCGGGGGGCGGGAGCGGCCGATGTGGGACACTGATCCCTCGCCCAGACAGGTCTCTCGTTTGTGTAAACGGGTAGATGTAGGCACCGACTTTTGGtgtgaacttaaaaaaaaaaaaaaaaagtcatgcacACGGTCTTTAGCAGCTTAATTCGCGTTACGCAAAATACggaaaaatgcatgtatttgtGGAACCAAAGTGTCAGACTGACGTTATTGAATTCTACACGCTTAACTTAAAAGCCAGGAAACTCAATGCAAAAAATGTTAGCGTCTTAAATTTTTCCAGTTAGTATTAAACTGCTAATATTTGTTGCAATCCTTACAGCAAAACGATCACAGTGTGCTTGTGCTTCACACGTTTTATACTAACACGAATGTTTTTTATGCTAATGTGAAGCTGAAGTTTGGTAAAGAGTGAAAACATAGCCTTGTATTTCCTTAGTCGTGAAACACTTCTGTTGCAGGTTTACATTGCTGCGCATTTTTCTTTATAGTGCGAGCCTTTTGTGTCCTTTTCCAGTAGCTCTCTGGAGATAAGACTTTCCCTTTCTGCCACAAAGTTAAAACACCTTGTTCCAGGAAAAAACTAGATTGTGTAGAAGTTTTGAGTATGGTAGCAAACTCTTGCTCTTACCAAATACCtgttaaaatctctttttctttttgataggTACCTGTAATTACAGGAGAGCAAAGGCTGACtaaatgtttcttaaaataaatcactaaCAATGCACAGACGATCTAAGAATATAAATGCTTCCCTGGAagttaaagaaaatgagagtAGTTAcactgaagagaaggaagaggcctCTTTCCCTGATGTGTCAAAAGACCAGAAGATTTGCAAAGTGATTAAATCAAAAGTCGCAAAGGCATCCAAGAAGGAGAATTTAAGTGATGGGAACCAGGCGCAGTTGGAAAAATGCACCCTGAAATACACCAAAGGCCTCGAGAAGAAATCATATCACAGGGAGGATGTTAGCTGTCAGTTTACTGAATGCATTTTCGATACACTAAAAGGGGATATGGTTGGTGAACATACCTTGCCTTTGAACAGTAAGGAAAATTTTTCAAGTAGACCTGTTTCTTTGGGGGCTGAATGCTACTTGACACCTAATAGagatgaagcagaagaaaaatctgattgTGCCATAtcagagaaacagaggaaaaaacctgtTGATTTGAGAACTGTAACAATTGCTGAATTTGGGATTACTCAAGAAAATTTTACTAAACAATCTATAGGTAAGGATGGCGTGCCTAACGACTGTTATCCTTCTCAGAGGGACAtgtggaggtcatctagtccagcctcTGATCAAAAGCTTCAGTTTAGGTCAGGTTCAGATTGTCTGGCTGAGTCTGAATATGCCCAAGTATAGGACTATGATATGATGTTGCTATAATTCCCTATTTAACTTTTCTTATGTCCAGTTGATTAAGTGTCAGTGAGTTTCACAAGGAAGTAGTAAGACAAATTCTGCAAGTATTGATAGACAGTTCCTTAACTAGCAattgaaaaagtaaaagaaagataGCTCCTCACTTGGTATATAGTTTAGTTAATGTTTAACTTGCTTTTAGGAAGTTAATTTGCTTTTGCTCAGGAAGGTTTCTTGAGCTGAGCAGCTAACTTTGGATATTTTCATAAATAGCATAAatcactcttaaaaaaaaaaaaaaaaagaaaaaaattaacattttagaCCTTTAGGTATTCTTaccaaaaaaacttttttttttttttttcctcccccctcttctcctctccccatttcAGGGAAGTCTCcaacttcattaaaatataGACGAAGATCAGCAATTGGAGTACGGGGATCACCAGAAAATAACACCCTTATTCAATACCTTGCCCAACAGAGAAGCAACAggcaaaaagcagcttttacaCAGGTGAgagtttttctttaatatgtcAGTTTTGTCCCCCCCAGGAATCAACATACACTGGCAGAAAGAGAAGGCAAGTGTCAGGAAGAAGCCAGTAGGAGTAACCATGGCCTTAATTTTCTTGACCTCCCTTGGACACCTTACCTTAGAATAACAGGGTGTTagaggttttgtttgtgtaGAGTCTGGAGTCTTTTCTCCATGTCTAGCTTGCtcacatattttaacttttgtttACCATAACCTTTACTATCCTGTATTTGCCATGCTTGATTTTTGGCTCCTTAAATTGTTGATGGTTCAAAGTGAAGTAAATACTAGCATAAGTGACTTGGTTTTTAATCAGACTTGTTCTTAACTCATACTAGCATAGACtgtcagaaaacaaattctggATATGGTCTAGAGGGACAGATTATGAAAGGCAGTAAAACTTAACACATCTCTTGATACAGTTccttttttgcatatttttaccATACAACTACAGTTGCAGCCAGATTAAATACAAGATTTGTTTCTTTGAGTTTGTTTTATGCCAAAGGACAAATACAAAGTAATAAAGCCTGTGTCCTCTTGGGGGGGGCGGAAGTCTCAtgaggtttattttgttttggcagGTTAGTCCTTTTAAACGTGAAAATGTCAGGTTGTTGAAGGACAAGATAGATGTCTTTCAACAATCCTTTCAATCAGTACAAGAAGCTGAAGGGGAGACTGGCTTCTCTGGACTGTCACAAGTGGATGATGCTTCCCAGGAAGCAGACTGTTGTAAGTTGATTATATTTCTGGTCAATGATTTATCTTAAACATCAGGTCTTCTTTTAGGCCAAAAAGTACAAAACTACAAACACttaatataaaaccaaaaaatcttCCTTTATAAGGATTGGCAcaggttttcttgtttgtttaaacCCATCTTATTTCTTGGTGCACCCTGGGTTAATGGTTTCTCAG
Proteins encoded in this region:
- the KCTD9 gene encoding BTB/POZ domain-containing protein KCTD9 isoform X2 — its product is MRRVTLFVNGSPRNGKVVAVYGTLSDLLSVASNKLGIKATSVYNGKGGLIDDIALIRDDDVLFVCEGEPFIDPQADGRPHEELTGSHTDWLTLNVGGRYFTTTRSTLVNKEPDSMLAHMFKDKGVLEEARFFGIDSLIEHLEIAIKNSQPAEDHSPISRKEFVRFLLATPTKSELRCQGLNFSGADLSRLDLRYINFKMANLSRCNLAHANLCCANLERADLSGSVLDCANLQGVKMLCSNAEGASLKGCNFEDPSGLKANLEGANLKGVDMEGSQMTGINLRVATLKNAKLKNCNLRGATLAGTDLENCDLSGCDLQEANLRGSNVKGAIFEEMLTPLHMSQSVR
- the KCTD9 gene encoding BTB/POZ domain-containing protein KCTD9 isoform X1, yielding MRRVTLFVNGSPRNGKVVAVYGTLSDLLSVASNKLGIKATSVYNGKGGLIDDIALIRDDDVLFVCEGEPFIDPQADGRPHEELTGSHTDWLTLNVGGRYFTTTRSTLVNKEPDSMLAHMFKDKDAWGNKQDHRGAFLIDRSPEYFEPILNYLRHGQLIVNDGINLLGVLEEARFFGIDSLIEHLEIAIKNSQPAEDHSPISRKEFVRFLLATPTKSELRCQGLNFSGADLSRLDLRYINFKMANLSRCNLAHANLCCANLERADLSGSVLDCANLQGVKMLCSNAEGASLKGCNFEDPSGLKANLEGANLKGVDMEGSQMTGINLRVATLKNAKLKNCNLRGATLAGTDLENCDLSGCDLQEANLRGSNVKGAIFEEMLTPLHMSQSVR